In Silene latifolia isolate original U9 population chromosome X, ASM4854445v1, whole genome shotgun sequence, the following proteins share a genomic window:
- the LOC141621044 gene encoding putative mitochondrial protein AtMg00240, which produces MLREFKVDRLRSLKVPLDSHCKLEPTKGTSLINAEVYRRLIGKLIYLIITRPDIAFSVQLLSQFMQSPTSNHLQAAKRVLRYLKNAPGQGILLVNDSTAKLTTYCDSDWASCPYSRRSTTGYCVLLGHSPVSWKSKKQTVVGPILSRS; this is translated from the coding sequence ATGTTGAGAGAGTTCAAGGTTGATAGACTCAGATCCTTGAAAGTGCCCTTGGATAGTCACTGCAAATTGGAACCAACCAAGGGTACAAGCCTAATTAATGCTGAGGTATATCGAAGATTGATTGGAAAATTGATTTATTTGATAATAACTAGGCCTGATATAGCATTCTCAGTGCAACTATTGAGTCAGTTCATGCAAAGTCCTACCTCTAATCATTTACAGGCTGCTAAAAGAGTGTTGAGGTATCTCAAGAATGCACCAGGTCAGGGAATTCTTTTAGTTAATGACTCTACCGCAAAGCTTACGACCTACTGTGACTCAGATTGGGCCTCATGTCCTTACTCTAGGAGATCAACTACAGGGTATTGTGTGTTGCTTGGACATTCACCAGTCTCTTGGAAATCCAAGAAACAAACTGTTGTAGGCCCGATCCTCAGCAGAAGCTGA